From Anopheles funestus chromosome 3RL, idAnoFuneDA-416_04, whole genome shotgun sequence, a single genomic window includes:
- the LOC125771857 gene encoding pre-mRNA-processing factor 19 — translation MSLVCSISNEVPEHPCISPKSGAIFERRLIEKYIVENECDPINGQPLTVEELIDVKTPPIVRPKPPSATSIPATLKTMQDEWDALMLHSFTQRQQLQTARQELSHALYQHDAACRVIARLNKEVAAAREALATLKPQTGISAMQAAPQPSIASEAGGVAAQPIEQAGMSAEVIQKLQDKATVLTQERKKKGRTVPEELVSQEKLRGFLTLASHPGLHSASVPGILALDINHSDQSKILTGGNDKNATVFNKDTEQIVAVLKGHTKKVTKVIFHPEEDTVITTSPDASIRVWHVPTSQTQLLLRCHDGPVTGLSLHPTGDYVLSTSSDKHWAFSDIRSGRLLTKVADTAEYGLTSAQFHPDGLIFGTGTEDSQVKIWDLKEQSNVANFAGHTGPITAISFSENGYYLATAADDACVKLWDLRKLKNFKTIQLDDGYEVKDLCFDQSGTYLSIAGTDIRVYLCKQWQELKVFNDHTALATGVRFGKHAQYIASTSMDRTLKLYGIE, via the exons ATGTCGCTGGTGTGCAGTA TATCGAACGAAGTACCGGAACATCCGTGTATTTCGCCGAAATCGGGCGCTATATTTGAACGCCGGCTGATCGAAAAATACATCGTAGAAAATGAGTGCGATCCAATCAACGGGCAGCCGCTGACGGTGGAGGAACTGATCGATGTGAAAA CTCCTCCGATTGTGCGTCCGAAGCCACCGAGTGCTACCAGCATACCAGCCACACTGAAAACGATGCAAGATGAATGGGACGCGCTGATGTTACATTCTTTCACACAGCGCCAACAGCTTCAAACGGCTCGTCAGGAGCTGTCCCACGCACTATACCAGCATGATGCAGCCTGCCGTGTAATTGCACGGCTCAACAAAGAGGTGGCAGCCGCTCGTGAGGCATTGGCTACGCTGAAACCACAAACGGGAATTTCCGCAATGCAAGCCGCACCGCAACCATCAATTGCCTCGGAAGCTGGTGGCGTTGCTGCACAACCCATTGAGCAGGCTGGCATGAGTGCGGAAGTAATCCAAAAGTTGCAAGATAAGGCAACCGTACTCACGCAGGAGCGCAAGAAGAAGGGACGAACTGTGCCGGAGGAATTGGTCAGTCAAGAAAAGCTTCGTGGATTTCTTACGTTGGCTTCTCATCCCGGTTTACATTCTGCCAGCGTTCCCGGCATTCTAGCGCTGGACATCAATCATTCCGATCAGAGCAAAATATTGACCGGTGGCAATGACAAGAACGCAACCGTGTTCAACAAGGACACCGAACAGATCGTTGCCGTACTGAAGGGTCACACGAAGAAAGTAACGAAGGTGATTTTCCATCCGGAGGAAGACACGGTCATTACGACATCGCCCGATGCCAGCATACGCGTGTGGCACGTGCCAACTTCCCAGAcgcagctgctgctgcgatGCCACGATGGACCCGTCACCGGGCTTTCGTTACATCCGACCGGTGATTACGTACTGTCTACTTCCTCCGACAAGCATTGGGCGTTTTCCGACATACGGTCTGGCCGGTTGCTTACGAAGGTGGCTGATACGGCTGAGTATGGCCTAACGTCTGCACAGTTCCATCCGGATGGGCTTATCTTCGGCACCGGCACGGAGGATTCTCAAGTAAAGATTTGGGATTTAAAAGAGCAAAGCAATGTGGCGAATTTTGCCGGTCATACTGGCCCAATCACGGCCATTTCATTCTCCGAGAATGGTTACTATCTCGCCACTGCGGCCGATGACGCGTGTGTAAAGCTATGGGATTTACGCAAGctgaaaaactttaaaaccATCCAACTGGATGATGGTTACGAGGTAAAAGATTTGTGCTTCGATCAGAGTGGCACATACCTTTCAATTGCCGGCACGGACATACG TGTTTATCTTTGCAAACAGTGGCAAGAGCTGAAGGTGTTCAATGATCACACGGCACTGGCAACGGGTGTCCGATTCGGCAAGCATGCTCAGTACATAGCTTCGACGAGCATGGATCGAACGCTAAAGCTGTATGGTATCGAGTGA